A single region of the Arthrobacter sp. PAMC25564 genome encodes:
- a CDS encoding LysR family transcriptional regulator, which produces MINPVHLRTLVEVIRLGSFAAAATPLGYTASAVSQQMSALERDTGVKLFQRSARSIQPTEAAVVMTRHASKVLTDIEALMAAASRTHDATSQELRLGIFPSLATYVLPRMLQNPAWKNLGIDLRVSVAEPAQTIQGLRTGGELDVALVYQVGQSGLAWPHTVNRQWIGDDDFRVVLPAAWGIGTDSKVAADHLSDMPWIVHHPGTSDATVIERLFASCNLHPRVVAYSDDFHASLEMAAAGLGAALVPELALLHRPAGVVVLDVPEIRLARNVFALLINEKRTARVQLFVELLADTLHKLGTTRKD; this is translated from the coding sequence TTGATCAACCCCGTCCATCTGCGGACCCTTGTCGAAGTGATCCGGCTGGGCTCGTTCGCGGCGGCCGCCACCCCGCTTGGCTACACGGCGTCCGCGGTGTCCCAGCAGATGTCCGCCCTCGAACGGGACACCGGGGTGAAACTGTTCCAGCGCTCGGCGCGCAGCATCCAGCCCACGGAAGCCGCCGTCGTGATGACCCGGCACGCCTCCAAGGTCCTTACCGACATCGAGGCCCTCATGGCGGCCGCCTCCCGCACCCATGACGCGACGAGCCAGGAGCTCCGGCTGGGCATCTTCCCCAGCCTGGCGACCTACGTGCTGCCGCGGATGCTGCAGAATCCGGCCTGGAAGAACCTCGGGATCGACCTGCGGGTGTCCGTGGCCGAGCCGGCCCAGACCATCCAGGGGCTGCGGACCGGCGGCGAGCTCGATGTGGCGCTGGTCTACCAGGTGGGCCAGTCCGGCCTCGCCTGGCCGCACACCGTGAACCGGCAGTGGATCGGCGACGACGACTTCCGGGTGGTGCTGCCGGCGGCCTGGGGCATCGGCACGGATTCCAAGGTGGCCGCGGACCATCTCTCGGACATGCCGTGGATTGTCCACCACCCGGGCACGTCCGACGCCACGGTGATCGAGCGCCTCTTTGCCAGCTGCAACCTGCATCCGCGGGTGGTGGCGTACAGCGATGACTTCCATGCCAGCCTGGAGATGGCGGCGGCCGGACTCGGCGCCGCCCTGGTGCCCGAGCTCGCCCTGCTGCACCGCCCGGCCGGGGTGGTGGTGCTGGACGTTCCGGAGATCCGGCTGGCCCGCAACGTCTTCGCCCTGCTGATCAACGAGAAGCGGACGGCCCGGGTCCAGCTGTTCGTTGAGCTGCTGGCGGACACGCTGCACAAGCTCGGGACCACCCGCAAGGACTGA
- a CDS encoding FAD-dependent oxidoreductase, whose product MSQAAGIPEGRRVAVIGSGVAGLTAAYILNRADRVTLFEADPRLGGHAHTHDVPQPDGSVLGVDTGFIVHNERTYPTLLRLFAELGVETQPSEMSMSIRCDGCGLEYAGARAHGRGIIPRPSTLLRGRYLLMLLEVTRFYRRARALLAEGALLAEGALLAEGAPLAEGVDGQSAELTLGEFLAREKFSSYFSSHFMTPIVSAVWSCDPTTALAYPARYLFTFLGHHGLLGVAGSPQWRTVTGGSRSYVDKLAATLPDIRLSTPVTGVRRHADGVELTTGPGPGQSSTENFDAVVIATHPEQALRMLSDASPAEKDALANMPYSVNHTVFHRDDSVLPSSGNARASWNYRLPSCDARPDKVLVSYDLTRLQRLNPADGRPYLVSLGESALIADGTVLERMVYEHPQYTPDSLKAQQQILELGDSRLAFAGAYHGWGFHEDGALSGVKAAARLGRHWDGAAVVPGNVALDPDLQTVAAEGA is encoded by the coding sequence GTGTCACAAGCAGCAGGGATTCCGGAGGGCCGGCGGGTAGCCGTGATCGGCAGCGGCGTGGCGGGACTGACCGCCGCCTACATACTGAACAGGGCGGACCGGGTGACCCTCTTCGAGGCGGACCCGCGGCTGGGCGGCCATGCCCACACCCACGACGTCCCGCAACCGGACGGCTCCGTCCTGGGCGTGGACACCGGCTTCATCGTCCACAACGAGCGGACCTACCCCACGCTGCTGCGGCTCTTCGCCGAACTCGGCGTCGAAACCCAGCCCTCCGAAATGAGCATGTCCATCCGCTGCGACGGATGCGGCCTCGAATACGCCGGCGCCCGGGCCCACGGCCGCGGCATCATCCCCAGGCCCTCCACCCTGCTGCGCGGCCGGTACCTGCTGATGCTGCTGGAAGTCACGCGCTTCTACCGCCGGGCCCGCGCCCTTCTCGCCGAAGGCGCCCTGCTCGCCGAAGGCGCCCTTCTCGCCGAAGGCGCACCGCTAGCCGAAGGCGTGGACGGGCAATCAGCCGAGCTGACCCTGGGCGAGTTCCTGGCCCGCGAAAAGTTCAGCAGCTACTTCAGCTCGCACTTCATGACGCCGATCGTGAGCGCCGTCTGGTCCTGCGACCCCACCACGGCGCTGGCCTACCCGGCCCGCTACCTCTTCACCTTCCTCGGCCACCATGGCCTGCTCGGGGTCGCCGGCTCGCCGCAGTGGCGGACCGTCACCGGCGGATCCCGCAGCTACGTGGACAAGCTGGCCGCCACGCTGCCGGACATCCGCCTCTCCACCCCCGTCACCGGCGTCCGGCGCCACGCCGACGGCGTCGAACTCACCACCGGGCCCGGCCCTGGCCAGTCCAGCACGGAGAACTTCGACGCCGTCGTGATTGCCACCCACCCGGAGCAGGCGCTGCGCATGCTCTCCGACGCCTCGCCCGCGGAGAAGGATGCCCTGGCGAACATGCCGTACTCGGTCAACCACACCGTCTTCCACCGCGACGACTCCGTGCTGCCGTCCAGCGGCAACGCCAGGGCCTCCTGGAACTACCGGCTGCCCTCCTGCGACGCCCGGCCGGACAAGGTCCTGGTCAGCTACGACCTGACGCGGCTGCAGCGGCTCAACCCCGCGGACGGCCGGCCCTACCTCGTGAGCCTGGGCGAATCCGCACTCATCGCGGACGGCACGGTGCTGGAGCGGATGGTCTACGAGCACCCGCAGTACACCCCGGATTCCCTGAAAGCCCAGCAGCAGATCCTTGAACTGGGCGACAGCCGGCTGGCCTTCGCCGGCGCCTACCACGGCTGGGGTTTCCACGAGGATGGCGCCCTCTCCGGCGTCAAGGCCGCAGCCCGGCTGGGGCGGCACTGGGACGGGGCCGCCGTCGTCCCTGGAAACGTCGCCCTTGACCCTGACCTCCAGACCGTCGCTGCGGAGGGCGCATGA
- a CDS encoding DUF1365 domain-containing protein: MSAPAVIYRTSISHVRRTPLHNAFTYRSYSWYVDVDHLPTVPRLLKPLAGFCAADHLGDPAGTLRGNVERFLATRGIALDGGRITMLASARVLGHVFNPLSLFWCHDAAGELRCVLAEVHNTYGERHCYVLETDDAGRASVPKAFYVSPFNDVEGQYRMKLPEPDSRLAVSIVLEREGQKPFIATMDGERHEATVRNILAAALAVPVAPLRVVGQIHWQGIKLWARRLPIIKRPHHPSQEAVQ, encoded by the coding sequence ATGAGCGCACCGGCAGTCATCTACCGCACCTCCATTTCGCATGTGCGGCGCACCCCGCTGCACAACGCCTTCACCTACCGCAGCTACAGCTGGTACGTCGACGTCGACCATCTCCCCACGGTGCCCCGCCTCCTGAAGCCGCTCGCCGGTTTCTGCGCCGCGGACCATCTGGGCGACCCGGCCGGCACCCTGCGCGGCAACGTTGAGCGTTTCCTGGCCACCCGGGGGATAGCGCTCGACGGCGGCCGCATCACCATGCTGGCCAGCGCCCGCGTGCTCGGGCACGTGTTCAACCCGCTGTCCCTGTTCTGGTGCCACGACGCCGCGGGGGAGTTGCGCTGCGTCCTCGCCGAGGTCCACAACACCTACGGCGAACGGCACTGCTACGTCCTGGAAACGGACGACGCCGGCCGTGCCAGCGTCCCCAAGGCCTTCTACGTCTCGCCGTTCAACGACGTTGAGGGCCAGTACCGGATGAAACTGCCCGAACCGGACAGCCGGCTCGCGGTGTCGATCGTCCTGGAACGGGAGGGGCAAAAACCCTTCATTGCCACCATGGACGGCGAACGGCACGAAGCCACCGTGCGGAACATCCTGGCCGCCGCGCTCGCGGTACCCGTGGCACCGCTGCGCGTTGTCGGCCAGATCCACTGGCAGGGCATTAAGCTGTGGGCACGTCGCCTGCCCATCATCAAACGACCACACCACCCTTCACAGGAGGCAGTCCAGTGA
- a CDS encoding cyclopropane-fatty-acyl-phospholipid synthase family protein — translation MTEAGGSAAAQRVPAGAPYTVPQPPSHVDAEAWPGIATVPSGLKAAVAGRAAEAIFKAAVRRLPLEVRYPDGTVLGKSGPVMTINRPEAFAARLGDGGLIGLGESYMAGDWDAADLTAVLEVFAGSVGSLVPEPLQKLRALYLPRQPRRERNTEQNTRSNISRHYDLSNELFASFLDETMTYSSALFPESGETMKTVAWDGFAAAQRAKIDRLLDKAGVGQGTRVLEIGTGWGELALRAAARGATVYSVTLSSEQQELARKRVADAGYTDAVTIELKDYRAVEGEYDAVVSVEMIEAVGFEYWATYFQTIERVLAPGGKVAIQAITIGHDRLLATRSSYTWVHKYIFPGGVIPSVRAIEDITEKQTGLRVRERLAMGEHYGQTLRLWEERFMARAEEVRGLGFDEIFQRMWQFYLCYSRAGFQSGYLDVQQIVLDKRAA, via the coding sequence ATGACCGAAGCGGGCGGATCAGCCGCCGCACAGCGCGTTCCCGCCGGGGCTCCGTACACGGTCCCGCAGCCGCCCAGCCACGTCGACGCCGAGGCCTGGCCCGGCATCGCCACGGTGCCCTCGGGCCTGAAGGCCGCCGTGGCCGGCCGCGCCGCCGAAGCCATCTTCAAGGCCGCCGTGCGCCGGCTGCCGCTGGAGGTCCGATACCCGGACGGAACGGTCCTTGGAAAATCGGGTCCCGTCATGACGATCAACCGGCCGGAGGCTTTCGCCGCCCGGCTCGGCGACGGCGGACTGATCGGCCTCGGCGAGTCCTACATGGCCGGCGACTGGGACGCGGCGGACCTCACGGCCGTGCTCGAGGTGTTCGCCGGGAGCGTCGGCAGCCTGGTTCCCGAGCCGCTGCAGAAACTTCGGGCCCTCTACCTGCCGCGCCAGCCGCGCCGGGAACGCAACACCGAGCAGAACACCCGCTCCAACATCTCCCGGCACTATGACCTCTCCAACGAACTCTTCGCCTCGTTCCTGGACGAGACTATGACCTACTCCAGCGCCCTCTTCCCGGAGTCGGGGGAGACGATGAAGACCGTCGCCTGGGACGGCTTCGCTGCCGCCCAACGGGCCAAGATCGACCGGCTGCTGGACAAGGCCGGCGTCGGGCAGGGCACCCGGGTGCTGGAGATCGGCACCGGCTGGGGCGAACTCGCCCTGCGGGCCGCCGCCCGCGGCGCCACCGTCTACTCCGTCACCCTCTCCAGCGAGCAGCAGGAACTGGCCCGCAAGCGCGTCGCCGACGCCGGATACACCGACGCCGTCACCATCGAACTCAAGGACTACCGCGCCGTCGAAGGCGAGTACGACGCCGTCGTCTCGGTCGAGATGATCGAGGCGGTGGGCTTCGAGTACTGGGCCACCTACTTCCAGACGATCGAACGGGTCCTGGCCCCGGGCGGCAAGGTGGCCATCCAGGCCATCACGATCGGCCACGACCGGCTGCTCGCCACCCGCTCCAGCTACACCTGGGTGCACAAGTACATCTTCCCGGGCGGCGTCATCCCCTCGGTGCGTGCCATCGAGGACATCACCGAGAAGCAGACCGGGCTCCGGGTCCGCGAACGCCTCGCCATGGGGGAACACTACGGGCAGACCCTCCGCCTCTGGGAGGAACGTTTCATGGCCCGGGCCGAGGAAGTCCGCGGCCTGGGCTTTGACGAGATCTTCCAGCGCATGTGGCAGTTCTATCTCTGCTACTCCCGGGCCGGCTTCCAGTCGGGGTACCTTGATGTCCAGCAGATCGTGCTGGACAAGCGGGCCGCGTAG